One segment of Anopheles stephensi strain Indian chromosome 3, UCI_ANSTEP_V1.0, whole genome shotgun sequence DNA contains the following:
- the LOC118512198 gene encoding double-stranded RNA-binding protein Staufen homolog, translated as MHGHMPPQQHPGMHPAHQPPPHLTHLPSLPPPNIQRDHPANRLNNVRHHHPRGVDHQAAAGMAPHLPIQVPPPPHPQNPQNARKPPGPSYYSMHGGVPKSMPLNAPHLHPSPSGLGVGPPPPPHQQHMGSMSLTGPGGKLPYGMGSGGGGGGGGSGGGAGGSGSGAMGKHQPPISVHHSVTMQAPPPIPVVSAETPVGTKTRHIPSNADHKLHHSHGHSVLQSNGTCGPGAKGIANTNHHSNQSGSTMDKTKGSGQTAASGSSGGNRQHHNHHHNQHQQQQQHQPHVSKPKDGPLPKDSSALIAVKASSASSATASAIPTMVKQTGSSTGTTTTTVTANGGGPLLVTTTGLEQNGAANQSTAEGQHSPTDSIEALANIKEKTTMCLVNELARYNKIQHQYRLTGESGPAHKKHFTVTLKLGDEEYTAEGASIKKAQHKAAGDAIAATKYKHPPARINRRTKTGTKGNVSSFTPTVELNALAMKRGEPTVYTVKAVPVPVSTGGRRPVEDKSAPGVGHSPSGMGHGTGAGRYAGEGGTGGSGYWGRANGPAGGNTAAGVGGRGGIGGFHPGHQQQQQQQQQHHGHHPRDDHQNRHNYHHHQDAYGHHHGSSAPTAAVQEFYKATLRVGERTFLGEGHTPQAARHDAAARALEVLKPLSTDSADGKGGKSGENAANGDTTSSDGASTDGYDPNAEVKSPISLVHEIAVQRSLSVVFEVISEKGPPHMTVFVTQCKVGTIVTEGEGTGKKLSKKRAAEKMLEELRKLQSAEQQQTQPAAWGEGGSRAAGAPGGEKRKSNAKATAATDGATAKKKARNLIKEKSLVDVAEKENPISRLMQIQQARKEKQPVYTLLENDRPNVGRRRQFTIEVCAGGTKKTGVGMTKKAAKWNAAEALLVELGYVTEAKEAPSGGDVAANKENQSGVANDSSPTGGKRSRKVRFQDEPRNGVPSATQILPIPSPNSAAQGKGEAPNDSMNDSIASNDSMGTNSSGVSSASSTAPKGDIGAKKEQLLYLAQLLKFEVQFSDFPKGNHGEYLTLVILSTEPPQLCHGSGASLQESHDAAALGALEMLSKIGLDNVKPKASATGTGSSGPDDATTSASAAVVSAAGNSK; from the exons ACTGAACAACGTACGCCATCATCACCCGCGTGGTGTGGACCATCAGGCAGCCGCTGGCATGGCCCCGCACCTTCCAATCCAAGTTCCACCTCCGCCGCACCCGCAGAACCCACAGAACGCTCGAAAGCCGCCGGGTCCGTCGTACTACAGCATGCACGGCGGCGTGCCCAAGTCGATGCCATTGAACGCGCCCCATCTGCATCCTTCGCCGTCAGGACTCGGGGTGggaccgccaccaccaccacatcaGCAGCACATGGGTTCGATGTCGCTCACCGGACCCGGTGGTAAGCTTCCGTACGGCAtgggtagtggtggtggtggtggtggtggtggtagtggcggAGGTGCTGGTGGAAGTGGTTCTGGAGCAATGGGAAAGCATCAGCCGCCGATTTCGGTGCATCATTCCGTGACGATGCAGGCACCACCACCGATACCAGTTGTCTCAGCCGAGACTCCGGTTGGTACGAAAACGCGTCACATCCCCTCGAACGCGGACC ATAAACTCCATCACAGCCACGGCCACAGCGTGCTGCAATCGAACGGTACTTGTGGTCCCGGTGCGAAGGGAATAGCGAACACAAATCATCACTCTAATCAGTCGGGATCGACGATGGATAAGACAAAGGGGTCCGGTCAAACAGCGGCATCCGGTAGCAGTGGAGGCAATAGACAGCATCACAACCACCATCAtaatcagcatcagcagcagcagcagcatcaaccaCACGTCTCGAAGCCAAAAGATGGTCCACTTCCAAAGGATTCGTCTGCGCTAATAGCAGTCAAAGCGAGTAGTGCTTCCAGTGCGACCGCGTCCGCAATACCGACGATGGTGAAGCAGACAGGGTCGAGCACTggcaccactaccactactgtCACAGCGAACGGCGGCGGACCACTGCTGGTGACAACGACGGGCTTGGAACAGAACGGAGCAGCTAACCAATCGACGGCAGAAGGACAACACTCACCAACCGACTCGATAGAAGCCTTGGCAAACATTAAAGAGAAAACGACCATGTGTTTAGTTAATGAGCTGGCGCGGTACAACAAAATCCAGCACCAGTACCGACTGACCGGCGAATCCGGACCGGCCCACAAGAAACACTTCACCGTCACGCTGAAACTGGGCGACGAAGAGTACACGGCCGAGGGGGCGAGCATCAAGAAGGCGCAGCACAAGGCGGCCGGTGATGCGATCGCCGCGACGAAGTATAAGCACCCGCCAGCCCGGATAAACCGTCGCACCAAAACCGGCACCAAGGGCAACGTGAGCAGCTTTACGCCAACCGTCGAGCTGAACGCGCTGGCCATGAAGCGTGGTGAACCGACCGTGTACACGGTCAAGGCGGTTCCCGTGCCGGTCTCAACCGGTGGGCGACGCCCGGTGGAAGACAAGTCCGCACCGGGCGTTGGCCACTCGCCCTCCGGTATGGGACACGGAACGGGGGCGGGACGGTACGCGGGTGAGGGCGGTACTGGTGGCAGCGGTTACTGGGGCCGTGCGAATGGACCGGCCGGCGGTAATACGGCGGCTGGTGTTGGCGGACGTGGAGGCATAGGTGGATTTCATCCGggacaccagcagcagcagcagcagcaacagcaacatcacgGTCATCATCCGCGTGACGATCATCAGAATCGCCATAACTATCACCATCACCAGGACGCCTATGGACACCATCACGGTTCATCGGCACCAACCGCCGCCGTGCAGGAGTTCTACAAGGCCACGCTTCGGGTCGGCGAACGAACGTTCCTCGGCGAAGGCCACACACCGCAGGCCGCACGGCACGATGCAGCGGCCCGAGCGCTGGAGGTGCTGAAGCCACTCTCAACGGACAGTGCCGACGGGAAGGGGGGCAAGTCCGGCGAAAATGCTGCCAACGGTGATACCACATCAAGCGACGGTGCGTCCACGGACGGGTACGATCCGAACGCGGAAGTCAAGTCACCGATATCGCTTGTACACGAGATCGCCGTCCAGCGTAGCCTATCCGTCGTGTTTGAAGTCATCAGTGAGAAGGGCCCACCGCACATGACCGTGTTCGTGACGCAGTGCAAGGTGGGCACGATCGTAACGGAGGGCGAAGGGACCGGCAAGAAGCTGTCGAAGAAGCGGGCTGCGGAAAAAATGCTCGAAGAACTACGCAAGCTGCAGAGCGCGgaacagcagcaaacgcaGCCGGCGGCATGGGGTGAAGGTGGAAGCCGCGCAGCAGGAGCTCCGGGTGGCGAGAAGCGTAAATCGAACGCGAAAGCGACGGCCGCCACCGACGGTGCCACGGCGAAGAAGAAAGCACGCAATCTTATCAAGGAAAAATCGCTGGTGGACGTGGCCGAGAAGGAAAATCCCATCTCGCGCTTGATGCAGATCCAGCAGGCACGCAAAGAGAAGCAACCGGTGTACACGCTGCtggaaaacgatcggccaaaTGTTGGACGACGCCGGCAGTTTACGATTGAGGTTTGTGCCGGTGGCACTAAAAAAACCGGTGTCGGTATGACGAAAAAGGCCGCCAAATGGAATGCAGCCGAAGCACTGCTCGTCGAGCTGGGCTATGTGACGGAAGCGAAGGAAGCGCCGAGTGGCGGTGATGTCGCGGCCAACAAGGAAAACCAATCCGGCGTGGCCAACGATTCGTCCCCGACGGGTGGCAAGCGTTCGCGGAAAGTACGGTTCCAGGACGAGCCACGCAACGGTGTGCCATCGGCGACTCAAATCCTACCGATTCCCTCCCCGAACAGTGCAGCTCAAG GGAAAGGTGAAGCGCCAAATGATTCGATGAACGACAGTATCGCCTCCAACGACAGCATGGGAACGAACAGTTCCGGCGTGTCAAGCGCGTCCTCGACGGCACCGAAGGGCGACATTGGTGCAAAGAAGGAGCAGCTACTGTATCTGGCCCAGCTGCTGAAATTCGAG GTACAATTTTCCGACTTTCCGAAGGGCAATCACGGTGAATATCTGACGCTGGTGATACTCTCCACCGAACCGCCACAGCTTTGCCATGGTAGCGGTGCAAGCCTCCAGGAAAGTCACGACGCTGCGGCCCTTGGAGCGCTCGAAATGCTGTCCAAAATCGGGCTGGACAACGTAAAGCCCAAAGCATCAGCCACCGGCACCGGGAGCAGTGGACCGGACGATGCAACAACTTCTGCATCGGCCGCAGTAGTGTCTGCAGCCGGTAATAGTAAATAA